A genomic region of Leptotrichia hofstadii contains the following coding sequences:
- the truA gene encoding tRNA pseudouridine(38-40) synthase TruA — protein sequence MGKRNIKMIYQYDGSKFCGFQRQKKMKTVQGEIERAVFKTFNQEINMISSGRTDKGVHAMEQVSNFVIDENIPIEAIKRQINKCLKGEVKVLEVEEAGKDFNARFDAKSRTYLYIMRNEEDITPFEANYVTGLRASVNVEKFQEIMNDFVGKYDFSSFMKKDKAYRNPVREIVYIKCYYDEKIGQKQLNVEICGNGFLKTMVRIMIGSALAVYFGNVEEDYIKRRLENPNADDKKILAASEGLYLYKVNY from the coding sequence ATGGGAAAAAGAAATATAAAAATGATTTATCAGTATGATGGAAGTAAATTTTGCGGATTTCAGCGGCAAAAAAAGATGAAAACTGTACAAGGAGAAATTGAGAGAGCTGTTTTTAAAACTTTTAATCAAGAAATAAATATGATTTCATCGGGAAGAACTGATAAAGGAGTTCATGCTATGGAGCAGGTTTCTAATTTTGTCATTGATGAAAATATTCCGATAGAAGCGATAAAAAGACAAATTAATAAATGTCTAAAGGGAGAAGTTAAGGTTTTGGAAGTTGAGGAAGCTGGAAAAGATTTTAATGCACGGTTTGATGCAAAAAGTAGGACTTATCTGTATATTATGAGGAATGAGGAAGATATTACGCCGTTTGAAGCAAATTATGTGACAGGATTGAGGGCAAGCGTGAATGTGGAAAAATTTCAGGAGATAATGAATGATTTTGTTGGAAAATATGATTTTAGCAGCTTTATGAAAAAGGACAAGGCTTATAGGAATCCTGTGAGAGAAATTGTCTATATAAAATGCTATTATGATGAAAAAATTGGTCAAAAGCAGTTAAATGTCGAGATTTGTGGAAATGGATTTTTGAAAACGATGGTTAGAATTATGATTGGTTCAGCACTTGCGGTTTATTTTGGAAATGTAGAAGAAGATTACATAAAAAGAAGGCTGGAAAATCCTAATGCTGATGATAAGAAAATTTTGGCAGCTTCGGAAGGTCTGTATTTGTATAAAGTGAATTATTGA
- a CDS encoding GNAT family N-acetyltransferase, which translates to MERNYKIKILDAKKDSDLLFRIVEHENEVFGEATVGNWNIKPFSKYGKVFAMLSNDVNEELMSVIEVLSSFDREVAYVYGVSTVPKFERNGYARILLEYVMKNLKEIGIKKIELTVDMDNFTAKKIYENLGFEIVGNLDNEYGDNIERYLMRYLVK; encoded by the coding sequence ATGGAAAGAAATTACAAAATAAAAATATTGGATGCAAAAAAGGATTCAGATTTGCTATTTAGGATTGTGGAGCATGAAAATGAGGTTTTTGGAGAAGCGACTGTCGGAAATTGGAATATTAAACCGTTTAGCAAATATGGGAAAGTTTTTGCGATGCTTAGTAATGATGTGAATGAGGAACTGATGTCAGTTATTGAAGTTTTGAGCAGCTTTGATAGGGAAGTGGCTTATGTGTATGGAGTTTCCACTGTTCCAAAGTTTGAAAGAAACGGATATGCAAGAATTTTGCTTGAGTATGTAATGAAAAATTTAAAGGAAATTGGTATAAAAAAAATAGAGCTTACTGTTGATATGGATAATTTTACAGCGAAAAAAATTTATGAAAATCTAGGATTTGAAATAGTGGGAAATTTGGATAATGAATATGGAGATAATATTGAGCGGTATTTAATGAGATATTTAGTGAAGTAA
- a CDS encoding N-acetylmuramoyl-L-alanine amidase translates to MKLLFKLVILLSSVTGLMSAAEKVCIDPGHQAKGNMQTEEIAPGSSKRKPKVAYGTKGVSTKKTEYQLALEIGLKLRDALKAKGYSVFMVRETNNVNISNKERALMTNKAGCSVYLRLHADAGGSSARGATVLTSSAKNPHTRSVQKSSDRFSRAILSEYTKATGFKSRGVAYRDDLTGTNWSTVTNTLLEMGFMTNPEEDRKMASPDFQNVMVKGIVNGIDKYFRER, encoded by the coding sequence ATGAAACTGTTATTTAAATTGGTTATTTTATTAAGCAGCGTAACAGGATTAATGAGTGCGGCTGAAAAAGTGTGCATTGATCCAGGACATCAAGCTAAGGGAAATATGCAAACAGAAGAAATAGCGCCAGGTTCAAGCAAGAGAAAACCAAAAGTAGCCTATGGAACAAAAGGTGTTTCGACTAAAAAAACTGAGTATCAATTGGCATTAGAAATAGGATTAAAATTAAGAGATGCTTTAAAGGCCAAAGGATATTCTGTATTTATGGTAAGAGAAACAAATAATGTAAATATAAGTAACAAGGAAAGAGCCTTGATGACAAATAAGGCAGGGTGTTCAGTCTACTTGAGATTACATGCGGATGCAGGTGGAAGCAGCGCCAGAGGTGCAACTGTACTTACATCATCAGCTAAAAATCCACATACAAGAAGTGTACAAAAGTCAAGCGATAGATTTTCAAGAGCTATTTTGTCAGAATATACAAAAGCAACTGGATTTAAAAGTCGAGGAGTTGCCTATAGAGATGATTTAACAGGAACAAACTGGTCAACAGTTACAAATACATTACTAGAAATGGGATTTATGACAAATCCTGAAGAAGATAGAAAAATGGCTTCTCCAGATTTTCAAAATGTAATGGTAAAAGGAATTGTGAATGGAATTGATAAATATTTCAGAGAAAGATAA
- the hrcA gene encoding heat-inducible transcriptional repressor HrcA, which translates to MNDREQLILKAIIKHYLEFGESVGSRTLEKKYNIGVSSATIRNTMADLEDKGLIVKTHTSSGRIPTSEGYKLYVDELLKIRDISQEEKAKVMQAYNKRMNQIDTIFEETSRLLSKISQYAGVVLEPAFTQEGVKKVKLVHINETTVLAVVVMNSSLTKNLNIFLENPVTENEVEAINSFLNEKIANSKYFTLSDLKDFFTNTNLFMQSDFQDNMISDEGKLFFEGGTNLIENNASDVMNLINRVKLFNNPNDLRNVFAQFLQMEEFKDREVNVIFGEDLNIAGLEDFSFVFSVYTLNNAKGIIGVIGPKRMEYSKTVGLVEYVAEEVNQLLNQKNK; encoded by the coding sequence ATGAATGATAGGGAGCAATTAATTCTAAAGGCTATTATCAAGCATTATCTGGAATTTGGTGAAAGTGTAGGATCACGGACGCTGGAGAAAAAGTATAACATTGGAGTGTCGTCAGCGACTATCCGAAATACAATGGCAGATTTGGAAGATAAGGGCCTAATTGTAAAAACACATACATCTTCTGGACGTATTCCGACAAGTGAAGGATATAAGCTGTATGTCGATGAGCTTTTGAAAATTAGAGATATTTCTCAGGAGGAAAAGGCGAAGGTCATGCAGGCGTACAATAAGAGGATGAATCAAATTGATACGATATTTGAGGAAACGTCTAGATTATTGTCAAAAATTAGTCAATATGCCGGAGTTGTATTGGAGCCGGCGTTTACGCAGGAAGGTGTAAAAAAGGTAAAATTGGTACATATTAATGAAACGACAGTACTTGCTGTAGTTGTAATGAATTCTTCCCTTACAAAAAATTTAAATATCTTTCTGGAAAATCCTGTAACTGAAAATGAAGTGGAAGCAATAAATAGTTTTTTAAATGAAAAAATTGCGAACAGTAAGTATTTTACATTATCTGACTTAAAGGATTTTTTCACGAATACAAATTTATTTATGCAAAGCGATTTTCAGGATAATATGATTTCCGATGAAGGAAAATTATTTTTTGAAGGTGGAACGAATCTCATTGAAAATAACGCATCTGATGTAATGAACCTTATAAATCGGGTAAAACTGTTTAATAATCCGAATGATTTACGAAATGTATTTGCACAGTTTTTACAGATGGAGGAATTTAAAGATAGAGAAGTGAATGTAATTTTTGGAGAAGATTTGAATATTGCAGGACTAGAGGATTTTTCATTTGTGTTCTCGGTTTATACGCTTAATAATGCGAAGGGGATTATCGGTGTGATTGGACCAAAACGAATGGAATATTCAAAGACGGTTGGACTCGTTGAATATGTAGCAGAAGAAGTAAATCAGTTATTAAATCAAAAAAATAAATAA
- the grpE gene encoding nucleotide exchange factor GrpE, which produces MAEKDLEKENLEGEAVQNEAVEEQNKNVENQEAEKSAEEISDNCDDKVKKLEAELEEWKNSYTRKLAEFQNFTKRKENEVAEMRKYASEGIIVKLLDNIDNLERAVDASKESQNFDSLIEGVNMILNNLKNLLTEEGVEEIEAAGKEYDPYEHKAMITENKEELDDNVVVRVFQKGYKMKGKVVRPAMVTVNKKQ; this is translated from the coding sequence ATGGCGGAAAAAGATTTGGAAAAGGAAAATTTGGAAGGTGAGGCTGTACAGAATGAAGCGGTTGAAGAGCAAAATAAAAATGTAGAAAATCAAGAAGCTGAAAAAAGTGCAGAAGAAATTTCTGATAATTGTGATGATAAGGTAAAGAAATTAGAAGCTGAACTTGAAGAATGGAAAAATTCATATACAAGAAAGTTGGCTGAATTTCAAAACTTCACAAAAAGAAAAGAAAACGAAGTTGCTGAAATGAGAAAATACGCTTCTGAAGGAATTATCGTAAAATTGCTTGACAATATAGATAATCTGGAAAGAGCGGTTGACGCATCGAAGGAAAGTCAAAACTTTGATTCATTAATCGAAGGAGTTAATATGATTTTGAATAATCTAAAAAATCTGTTGACAGAAGAAGGCGTAGAAGAAATTGAAGCAGCAGGAAAAGAGTACGATCCTTACGAACATAAAGCTATGATTACTGAAAACAAAGAGGAACTGGATGACAACGTGGTTGTGCGAGTTTTCCAAAAAGGTTACAAAATGAAAGGGAAAGTTGTAAGACCTGCGATGGTAACGGTTAATAAGAAACAATAA
- the dnaK gene encoding molecular chaperone DnaK, whose protein sequence is MSKIIGIDLGTTNSCVAVMEGGNFAIIPNSDGGRTTPSVVNIKDNGEIIVGEIAKRQAITNPDSTVISIKTHMGSDYKVDINGKSYTPQEISAMILKKLKKDAEAYLGEDVTEAVITVPAYFTDAQRQATKDAGEIAGLKVQRIINEPTAAALSYGMDKKKEEKVLVFDLGGGTFDVSVLEIGDGVVEVISTSGNNHLGGDNFDQKIIDWLADEFKKETGIDLRNDKMAIQRLKDAAEDAKKKLSTTLETQISLPFITMDATGPKHLEKKLTRAAFDELTKDLVEATKGPVKQALEDADLSPSDIDEVLLVGGSTRIPAVQEWVKSFLGKEPNKSINPDEVVAAGAAIQGGVLMGDVKDVLLLDVTPLSLGIETMGGVFTKIIERNTTVPVKKSQVFSTAADNQPAVSIVVLQGERARAADNHKLGEFNLNDIPPAPRGVPQIEVTFDIDANGIVHVSAKDLGTGKENTVTISGSSNLSKDDIEKMKKDAEAHEAEDKKFQELVEARNQADQLVIATEKTIKENEDKLQGTEKEDIEKAIEELKKVKDGDDVEAIRKSIEELSKVSQGFATRMYQEAAQAQQAAQGGETAGESNNSGANDVEDAEVVD, encoded by the coding sequence ATGAGTAAAATAATAGGAATAGATTTAGGGACAACAAACAGCTGCGTGGCAGTTATGGAAGGTGGAAACTTTGCTATAATACCAAATAGTGATGGAGGAAGAACTACACCTTCAGTAGTAAACATTAAAGATAATGGAGAAATTATTGTAGGAGAAATTGCAAAAAGACAGGCTATTACAAATCCTGATTCAACTGTAATTTCAATTAAAACTCACATGGGAAGCGACTATAAAGTTGATATTAACGGAAAAAGCTATACACCACAAGAAATTTCAGCAATGATTCTTAAAAAATTGAAAAAAGATGCTGAGGCTTATTTGGGTGAAGATGTAACAGAAGCTGTAATTACAGTGCCTGCATACTTTACAGATGCACAAAGACAAGCTACAAAAGATGCTGGGGAAATTGCAGGACTTAAAGTTCAAAGAATTATAAATGAGCCAACAGCGGCTGCGTTATCTTATGGAATGGATAAGAAAAAAGAAGAAAAAGTATTAGTATTTGACTTGGGTGGAGGTACATTTGACGTATCTGTGCTTGAAATTGGAGATGGAGTTGTGGAAGTTATTTCAACTTCTGGAAATAACCACTTAGGTGGAGATAATTTTGACCAAAAAATTATTGACTGGTTAGCTGACGAATTTAAAAAAGAAACTGGAATTGACTTGAGAAATGATAAAATGGCAATTCAAAGATTGAAAGATGCGGCAGAAGATGCTAAGAAAAAATTGTCAACTACACTAGAAACACAAATTTCATTACCATTTATCACAATGGATGCAACAGGGCCTAAACATTTGGAGAAAAAATTGACTCGTGCGGCATTTGATGAATTGACAAAAGACTTGGTTGAAGCAACTAAAGGACCAGTAAAACAAGCATTGGAAGATGCTGATTTAAGCCCTAGTGATATTGATGAAGTGTTATTAGTTGGAGGTTCTACAAGAATTCCAGCGGTTCAAGAATGGGTAAAATCTTTCTTAGGAAAAGAACCTAACAAATCAATAAACCCTGATGAAGTAGTTGCGGCAGGAGCGGCAATTCAAGGTGGAGTATTGATGGGAGACGTTAAAGACGTATTATTATTAGACGTAACACCATTATCATTAGGAATTGAAACAATGGGAGGAGTATTTACTAAAATTATCGAAAGAAATACTACAGTTCCTGTTAAAAAATCACAAGTGTTCTCAACAGCGGCAGATAATCAGCCAGCTGTATCAATAGTTGTACTGCAAGGGGAAAGAGCAAGAGCGGCTGACAACCATAAATTAGGAGAATTTAACTTAAACGATATTCCACCTGCACCAAGAGGAGTACCTCAAATCGAAGTAACATTCGACATTGACGCAAACGGAATTGTACACGTTTCTGCAAAAGACTTGGGAACTGGAAAAGAAAACACAGTAACAATTTCTGGAAGTTCTAACTTATCTAAAGACGACATAGAAAAAATGAAAAAAGATGCCGAAGCGCATGAAGCTGAAGATAAGAAATTCCAAGAATTAGTAGAAGCAAGAAACCAAGCTGACCAATTAGTAATCGCAACAGAAAAAACTATAAAAGAAAACGAAGATAAACTTCAAGGAACTGAAAAAGAAGACATCGAAAAAGCAATCGAAGAATTGAAAAAAGTAAAAGATGGCGACGATGTAGAAGCAATCAGAAAATCAATTGAAGAATTATCAAAAGTTTCTCAAGGTTTCGCAACAAGAATGTACCAAGAAGCAGCTCAAGCCCAACAAGCGGCACAAGGCGGAGAAACAGCTGGAGAAAGTAACAATTCTGGTGCTAATGATGTGGAAGATGCAGAAGTTGTGGATTAA
- a CDS encoding AbrB/MazE/SpoVT family DNA-binding domain-containing protein yields MAEVLKIQKWGNSQGIRLPKKILEMLDLKVNDTILIEEEDDCLKLKKIKKEKRKTIKELFANYNEDYEKKEIDWGEPVGKEVW; encoded by the coding sequence ATGGCAGAGGTTTTAAAAATACAAAAATGGGGAAACAGTCAAGGAATAAGACTTCCTAAAAAAATATTGGAAATGCTGGATTTAAAGGTAAATGATACTATTTTGATAGAAGAGGAAGATGATTGCCTTAAATTAAAAAAAATAAAAAAAGAAAAAAGAAAGACAATAAAGGAATTATTTGCAAATTATAATGAGGATTATGAAAAAAAGGAAATAGATTGGGGAGAACCAGTAGGTAAAGAGGTATGGTAA
- a CDS encoding type II toxin-antitoxin system PemK/MazF family toxin, giving the protein MVKQGDIIKINFNPQVGHEQAGYRPAVIVSNDTFNKVTNLVLVCPITNSIDKFPLHIKLDNRTATTGIILCEHLKSLDITTRNYKIIEKLPEDILEKVVDIIFSEVEIE; this is encoded by the coding sequence ATGGTAAAACAAGGGGATATAATAAAGATAAATTTTAATCCGCAGGTAGGACATGAACAAGCTGGATATCGTCCTGCGGTTATAGTAAGCAATGATACTTTCAATAAGGTAACAAATTTAGTTTTAGTTTGTCCAATTACAAATTCAATAGACAAATTTCCGCTTCATATAAAATTAGATAATCGGACTGCTACTACGGGCATAATTTTATGTGAACACCTTAAATCTTTGGATATTACTACAAGAAACTATAAAATTATTGAAAAATTACCAGAGGATATTTTAGAAAAAGTCGTGGACATTATTTTTTCTGAAGTAGAAATTGAATAA
- a CDS encoding aldose 1-epimerase family protein, which translates to MESTINTLKYGNVEITVADRGAELRSYKVDGEEFMWNRKPEFWAASSPVLFPFVGSIKNGAYSYNGKEYKISTRHGFARTEDFELVEKTENSLKFRFSSNSETLKKYPFEFDLFLTYTVNDGILEIGYDVVNKNNSEMYFSLGTHPAFALNVNDGLKLDDYYLEFEKNETSQKYKLTNNGLVFDEKVDYLNNTNKIQITENVFDDDAIVFEGLKSEKVTIKNNKNSKELSVEYKGFPYIAFWSKPKAPYVCIEPWYGISDFENCTGKLEEKTGILKLENGENFFAKLIVKGKK; encoded by the coding sequence ATGGAAAGTACAATAAACACTCTAAAATACGGAAATGTTGAAATTACAGTTGCGGATAGAGGAGCGGAATTACGAAGTTATAAAGTGGATGGAGAAGAGTTTATGTGGAACAGAAAGCCTGAGTTTTGGGCTGCCAGTTCACCTGTGCTGTTTCCATTTGTTGGAAGTATAAAAAATGGAGCTTATAGTTACAACGGAAAAGAGTATAAAATTTCTACACGGCATGGGTTTGCTCGGACTGAGGATTTTGAACTGGTTGAGAAAACTGAAAATTCTTTGAAATTTAGATTTTCTTCAAATAGTGAAACTTTAAAAAAATATCCGTTTGAATTTGATTTGTTTTTAACTTATACAGTTAATGACGGTATCTTGGAAATTGGATATGATGTTGTAAATAAAAATAATTCTGAGATGTATTTTTCACTAGGAACACATCCTGCATTTGCACTTAATGTGAACGATGGTCTAAAATTAGATGACTATTACTTGGAATTTGAAAAAAATGAAACTTCGCAAAAATATAAACTTACTAATAATGGGCTAGTTTTTGATGAAAAAGTTGATTATTTGAATAATACTAACAAGATTCAAATTACTGAAAATGTATTTGATGATGATGCAATAGTATTTGAAGGTTTAAAATCAGAAAAAGTTACAATAAAAAATAATAAAAATTCTAAAGAATTAAGCGTTGAATATAAAGGATTCCCGTATATTGCATTTTGGAGTAAGCCAAAAGCTCCTTATGTGTGTATAGAACCTTGGTATGGAATTTCAGATTTTGAAAACTGTACAGGGAAATTGGAAGAAAAGACAGGGATTCTAAAATTGGAAAATGGTGAAAACTTTTTTGCAAAATTAATTGTAAAAGGTAAAAAATAA